From Punica granatum isolate Tunisia-2019 chromosome 1, ASM765513v2, whole genome shotgun sequence:
GCCCCGTCCGCATCCAAGGTCCTCCGTCGTTTTCTTGGATCAACCTCTGCAGTGGAGGACTCCAAGTCAGGTGATGCTATGTCATTCTCGTGCGGGGCGGACCCGCGCCTGAGCGAGTACATGCGACGGGAAAGGGAGATGTTATCGAGGCTCGAAGAGGCAAGGACGCGTAAGATAGAGGCAGAGTGCAAGGGGCAGCCGCAGCGGTGGTGGGAGGATCCGATGGAGGACAtagcggaggaggaggagctcgAGCACTACATAGAGTGCGTGGAGAGGTTGATGGAGAAGGCCACCCAGAAAGCGGAGGAGATGAGGAACAACACGGCGCCCACCAGTACCGCGTTTTCTCCGGCTTCTGCGCCCATGGCTTCAGCCAGCAGCACTGTGGTGGATACTTTGGGCACGGGGGTGCTCGACACGAGTAATGGCGTGGAGGcagtggaggaggaggagatcgGCTTGGGAGATGAAGAGTTGGGGAGTCTCAGAGCAGCCTCTTGAAGGAGTTTGAATATGATGATGTTGGGTATATGCCTCTATGGTCCTGAATGATGACAGACAGCGATAGCAATCGATGTTCATGCCATGCGACGTTAATATTTTTGTCTGTCATTCTTTATGGGGTCCAGAAAATTCGTCAATATTTTGGTACTGTAGGTAGTCATGAGAAATAGTCTGTTGACCGATTTTGATCTCTTTCGGGATGTTGACTTGTTTGATTTCCcgatatgattttaaaatttaactttaacttaattctatttataataaaataaaataattcatacaaagtcaaatggtgaatcccatttataccactttttttccacaacaaaacaaaataattcatacaaaataaaatgatgggctccatacataaccatttatatcattttttttcaaaatcaaaatctgattttaaaatgttactttgaatccaaacgtaGCATTAATCTGCCATTTTGGCCAACCCAATAgtattgaatttccattgggcttatacgggatccatttccacttaaaagctcaagctgataagtggtggtatctaagtctcatataaatccatggatattcattcatttttccaATGTGCGATTAACATCCTCAGCACCagccctcacgtgcaacgtgtggtcaATTTCTATCTATACGTtatcacgtgcccttaaatacCGCCCTCAACAACTGACCTTGAGCCGGACTCATCTTCTGTGCTCAAGCGAGGGGGATTAACACGAGGCGCTCTTTTGGCTACTTTCAATATTGGGTCGGCATTGTGTGAGCCCACGCGGAAGCGTAACCCGCTTCgataccatattgaatttccattgggcttatacgggttcgggctcattttcatttaaaaactcaagctgataagtagTAATATCCAATTCTCATATAAATCCATGAATAttcatttattgttttcaatTTATGATTAACATCCTCAACAAATAGTATGaggatctctctctctcttttttccgcCCTTTTAAGCAAAGTATTTTTCAAGTGAAGCACGTATATTGACggaatacaaaatatttcttttgagCAAATTTGCACACACAGGGCCTAGAAAAAATCTGCATACACCTTAGGCGCTCGAGACAAAGTAATTCAGATAACAAATACATTTCCTAAATCTATTAAAAGAGGTTTATTTCCTAATATATACATGAGAACCGGAGTCCTTTGTTGGCTTCATGATATGCGAGCAGCAGCCTCTCTTCGAGCCGTTGTTTTGACGGGTACCCTGGTAGATCGAGCTGATTGAGCTGATCGAGTCCCCGGGCAACTCCGAGAGCTATCTCATAACTTTCTCTTCCAAGCAAGGTGCTCGGGCTCCGCATCCGTATGGAGATGATCCCACAAGTTACCCTTTGGAAGATATTCATTCACCATAAAGCTCAAGCACTTGCTGGTGATGCTGCCATACAATTTTCACCACGTTTATGTGCCTTATCGAGCTGAGGACTTAAGACCTCCGAATCAAAAATTGCCAGACACATCGATGTAATTGAACTCTGCCCACGATCCACGGGCGTGAGGCAGAGGACCCGTAAGCCTGTTATAACAGAGAGACATGTTGATGAGCTTCTGGAATTCCCCGTACTCTCGTGGCACCTCGCCCGAAAAGTTGTTGCGAAAAAGCACCAAAGGGTCCAGCTTCGTCATAAACCTTAACTCGGATAAATCACCTTCCAGTTGGTTCATGGAGGCATGGAAGTATGGAAGCTCGGTCAAGTTCCCAAATCCAACCGGGAATTTCCCTGTCAGAGCATTACCGTAGAGCTCGAGCTGGTGTAGATCGACCAAATTTCCCCATCTCGGGTGGAATTCTACCTGTCAGGTAATTCAGGGAGACGTCCAAAGTTTGTGGGGCTCTTGAGGCTTCCAATTCCAGCAGGAATTTCTCCCTCGATACTACAGTTCGACATGTACATCCAATTCAATTGATGAAGAACTGAAATCTCCGTGGGAAATGGCGATATGTCGAAAACATTGTCCCCAACGCTCAAAACTACGACGTTGCCCGTGTTTCTAAATGAAGCCCAAGGGAAGGAGCCAGAGAAACTGCCAGCATCGATGTATTGGTACCTCAACTCACTAATAGCGGATGTGCTCGGGAAAGGGCCACTAATAAATAGGTTGCTGCCCAAATCCAAGTAACGCAACTTGACACAGTTTGCCAAGTCCACGGACACAGGTCCATGCAGAGAGTTGAAACCAACAGCTAACTTCTCAAGGTACCGGAGCCTACATATCAATTCTACTGGAGGGGTCCCTCTGAGCTCTTGACCGGGGAGATCGATTTCCCGAACCGACCcaaaaattaagcacttaattaagGGGAGAGCCGGATAGGGTGAAAAATGTTTAAGCACGTGATCTTCACCAAACATTCAATCGTGAATTGCGTCTGATATGGGAATTGTTGCTGGGTTCTCCGAATTCTATGTTAAGAAAAGTGTGAGTAATACTGGTAGAACATATACCATTGATTATCTGCAAATCTTTTAGTAAACTAATGCACTTGCGGAAGAAGTGGGACGATTCTTGATTATGATAGCCAGTCCGGAATAATCATTCGACAAGTGAACGATGAATCTAGCTTGGATAGCGAAGCAAAGCAAGGCAAGAAGGCTCATGCTAAAGACACAACTCCTGATTAGACTCTCCTAAACTTGTTTAAATGTTGACGTGGTATATTTTATGAAACGGAAACTTTTCATAATTGGATATAGCAGTACATCAGCCTTTCAAGCTCATGAGTTTCAGCAATCAGCTGGCATCACGGTTTACGAACAATAGCGGTTTACTGCTCTTAGAGAACATATGTAGAAACTGTTTCAAACAGCATGTAGACTGCacgaagaagagaagaggaaaCCGAAGAAACAGTTGACCAGCAGTATTCATTCTTATATACCAACTTACAGAAGTGAACCAACCATCTTTATTCAAGCTCACAGAAACCATGAGATGCCAAACTAACAGGGTCGGCACATGGAAACGGCAGCGATGGTTTTTGTACTAAGTACATGATTCCGAAACCAGGTTTTCTTACAGAAATTACCTCAATCCCTGGTGCTGTTCTTAATCCATTCCAGGTACTGGACGCTGCCCCCAAGAATAGGCAAAGCTATGACTTCTGGAACGCTGCAAAGAACGCCATCAAGATATAATGCATTGCTCCATATCTTCTAGTTGCAAACAAACAACTAAAGTACCGTGGCCATAACTCGTGCTATCGCCTATAAAGGATGCAGCATACTTACTCGTATTCATGGTTGGCCTTGACGTGCTCAGTGAGAGCTTCTAGCAGAGATTGCCTCGTCTTGATTATCAGCAATTCCTCGGAGTCTGTCTGCACCTGCAATAGGAGCAGGGATTCAATATATAAAGCTACATGCTCACTTTTGTCAGGTTACAAAATTGAATGCACAGGTTTACAAATCCAgtttttttaccatttttttgCTAATAAAAGCCCAGAAAAATTCAGTATGATCAGGGTGAAGAAAGACAAAATATGCCGCGACACTTAAGCTATGATTCTAATGCTTACTAGGTTGGACTGTTCAATTGGACGATCATGCAACATATCTGAACACTTGAGCTACGATTCTAATGCTTACTAGGTTGGACTGTTCAATTGGACGATCATGCAACATATCTGAACACTTGAGCTACGATTCTAATGCTTACTACTTACTAGATTGAAATGGTTATTCTATCAAACAATTCAGTTGCTCAGAGCATTACAAATGAGATGTCACTAATCAAGCAAGCCTCGAGATTACATACCTCTCCTTCCCACTGATAAACTGATTCAATACCTGTAAAATTTTGTGGAAGTTCATATATTAGATCATGCAACCGACAGAAGGAAATAAATTTTCTGCTGTTATTCAACAAGACCAGCAGAAACTAGACCACCAAACCAAGGAAGGCAAATTGCGTGGAAACTAATATAAGAGAACACATTTCATCGAAAAACAACTAGTTTAGACTTAGCAGTCCTGCTTAAACTGGCATACAGCATAACAACTTTCCTGCTAGAGCTCAGATGGACACGCACCTGGTACTCGATTCACACATGCTGCAAGTTTTTCTCGGACTATACTCTCAGCCAACTTCTTCCCTACAAGACAATTTAATTCACAAACAAAAAAGTTCTCTCGGTGAACAAGAACTTcaactaataaaagaaaagcagCAAATGGATATAGCACAGAGAGAAGGGAAATTGCACGACAAAATTGATGGGGACGATACGAATTATTTATGTAGGTCACCTATATTACCTTTCAAATGAACCAACCATCTCGAGACAATTTCAGGGCAAAGAAGCCACCTAAACTATTTCTCCCAATCAACGAAATGGTAAATTGGGTAATATGCCTTGCGCGCACGAAAGGGGCATTCACAGAAATGCTCTCTGCTCACATTTCTACAGTCGTAAATTTTTGAGGATTAGAAACAGCGTTTTGCAGAGCAAACGGAGATTAACCCGAAGAAGAACGCTTATTTGAGCTTGTTTTCGAATAACAGAACAGCTAATTCACTGACATGGCCTGGTTTTACAAATTGGCAGTCCAAATCCTCCATAGACGAGCAAATTCCGATCATCCTGACCGCATAACTGTAGCTCACTACTAGGCAAATGCACTAACATCAATGGCGGAAGAACACACAGCAATCAGATTAACCAAAAAGCAGTTGAAGAAACAGCAAGGGTAGAAGCCGCTCGCCTGCTTCCTTGTTTGGAACAGTGACGTAGACGACAATGCTCGGCACAGTGTTACCACCGGCTTCCATTCTCGCGGAGCGGAAAGTCCTGCTGCCTGCTGAACGTCCTCCGAACTTCGATCTGAGCGCAAAGGGGATCAGGCGACGGGACAAGCAGAAAATGAGAGAGACAGCAGCTATATAGGGGATTGGGTAACCTTAAGAGCGGAGCAAAGGGGAGAGACTGAGCGCAGCCCGTCTTGAGGAGAGAATAGGAGAGGTTGGAGAGGCCGAAGGTGAGGACGCAGAATGCGCCGACCAGGGGAAAGCGTCGGCGGACGGTGGCGGAGGAGAtgacggaggaggaggagacgaTCGAGGATGCTCTGCTCCAGACTGCCGAAGCCATCGGAAGGTGGTAGGGTTATAATCAGGTGCGTCGCGTCCCAGTCACGCCCGTCTAGATTCGTTACTTCACTTGATGGCCATCCATTTTCAGAACGCCGGGCCGGGCTGGGCTCCCGGGATTAATTATGGGATAATACCTTGCTATTTTCGCGTAGCTTCCATCTTTGATTCATTTTCCCATATGAACTAGCAAACTTCTGATTAAACGGTGGCACTCATTAGATGCTTGAAGTCGAAGGCCCAATGTCCTGACTCATCGAAATTTTCGTTCTACATCCCTTATCCCTGCCAATGCGAAGATAAAGCAGCTCGAGTAATCCAATTAAGAAGCGAGTTTTGGCGACTATTGATCCCATAAGTATGGCTCATACATAGTATGAGATGAGTCTACTTGTCATCTAGTACGAGTCATTATTCTGACATTTATAATGAAGTTTCTACAATTTGCTCGTAATTTCCCTCTTTGATTGAGCTCGAACTTTGCTTGCTAGGGAGTAGGCCGGTAGTCATCGGGCCCATGTTTTAGGGAGAAAATTGCTCGTTTAGATTGGCTTTCAAGCCTAGTATTGCAACTCCCTTTAGCCTTGTGTGTGTTTATGTGACATAATGGAATTTCACGTAGGATATAGAAGATTAGGACCCGTCTACTTCTCAAGAATTCTTCgtctttcttaaaaaaaattctaaaaagtTCAGAATTGCAAAACAaaaatgtttatttatatataaatgaagaaattttctatgaaaattttcttttccgcTATTCAAGTTTGTCCATGAATTagaaaaacattttttttaaattttccaaatttctaTTAGATAATTGTTTGCATTTCTATCttctaatttttaactttctttttaatttgttttcttgaATTGAAGAATTCCGACATTgattatcatatattttactctaaaattatcaaaagttttttttgcttttatcCCGAGTCTCTTTTTtcagtttatttttttaatttaataatcggacttgcttgaaaattttattaatttttctcgtTGCAAAGTTgagtttatatattaataactataagagaaaattattatacaTGTACTATGCTTTTTTtcaaatgataaaattgagTTATATTGTTATTTGCATGACTTTTTaggtaaaattttattatgtataaGTTTTTACTAGTTCAGAATACTTCTCAATTTTTCTCAGAGtaaagaattttttattttaatattagtaACTATgtttttaaactttttattgagaaataaatttagaaaataagtaaaaaaatagagaTGGAAATGAAgaatgaattttctaaaaactTGCCATTAGTCTTTGGGCTGCCCCGTGTGATGGATGAATATCGTTCATCTGTgccaaaatgaaattttctaacTATGGGCGTGTCGGTAGGAAATTTCAcatgatataattattacatgGTGTAATTACTGGCTTTTAGACCTCTTGATGACTAATTACTTATTTATCATTGTAATCAAACTACCAAATTTCTATTTCTAATTATACCAAAAGGTGATGAACGATGGCATAAGATATAGGCGTACGTTTTCGCTTGATAATAAAAAGTTCTGAGTCCAGTGAAATTATTCGTatcctttattaattattagtatttctatttgattgtattattatgttaattgtattataatttttctcttATTGTCTTAATTTATATGGACACTTTTCCATGCAGTCCGAATTGAAAAAcgacaaaaagaaagaaaaacaaaaccaATGACAGCCACGTCTTGGGCTGTATGCCATGTCCAATGCATCGATGACTTCGGCCCACCACACGCCAGTCATATCACAAACTACGGCGATTTTCATTAACTCAATTGTTTTGAAAATTGGCATACTAATCAAGCAAGTTCCTGCAAAAAATGTTTTCCTAGAAAATCTTACCGGTCACGACCAATTGATGTTTGATCAAAAGAAAACATACAAATTGGTCCCTAAAAGATTTTTGTTATACAAATTAATTTAACCGTTTGAACACATTAGTCCCTCCATACCATTTTCCATCTCATCCCTCACAAAAAACACTAATATAACTCGTAAAATACCATATCAGCCACGAAAAACCCCAAAACGATTTCGATTTtgcttaataaattaatttttctcaattttaaaaaaaaatcatttttttaatgaggGAGGGGGCATCGTCGAGGTACCCCGATCTGCCCCtccctctgtctctctcttctggggagaactgagagagagagggagggggggCTCCTTATCGTCCCCACAACCTCCCGCTCAGACGAGGTCGTTGGAGGTGTCCCATAGGTCCCTTGGAGGGGTTATCGATCcctccccccctccccccttTATGGTTCGAGAAAAAAGATAGAGAGGGGGAGGGGCAGATCAATGAGACCCCCTCCAGAGATCTCCTCTCGGGTGAGGTCGTCATAGGATTCCGATACCTTttgttatttaaaaaaattgtgatcttttaatttgagaaaaaaaattcattaatgaaaaatgacaTCATTTCAGAATTTTCGCGACTACCATGGCATTTGACGAGCCAAATGACCGTGTCCAGAACGCGAAACTAAtttacataacaaaaatcttTCAAGGACGAATTTATATAATGAGTATCTTTTAAGGaccaattaaatattttgtctTTGATCGATCACTGCACTTTCCTTAGCATCACAAAATCCTAACCAGTTAAGTCgttaggagaaaaaaaaaatggctcTGATGAACAGGTCGGCGTCTACAAGATCAAGATCAACACTTCTGAAGGCAATTTCTTTATCTAAAACAGCAGAAAACTTATACTGGTCGCTTGATTCACACTCCCAACAAACCTACAAACCAATTCTTTTCTCGATTGGTTTTTGATAGAACGAGTACTAAGAATCAATCGCATGGAGAAATTTCGAGACTAGTTAACAATACCAAGGGAGCTACGGTATCCAAATCCATAGAGAATTCCAAGTagaagtagaagaagaagatttgaTCTCTAAATATAAGAACACCAGGTCACCACCAAAAGCACACTTCTTAATCATCAGCATATAAGATAAATGACATTCAC
This genomic window contains:
- the LOC116210959 gene encoding protein CutA, chloroplastic, which gives rise to MASAVWSRASSIVSSSSVISSATVRRRFPLVGAFCVLTFGLSNLSYSLLKTGCAQSLPFAPLLRSKFGGRSAGSRTFRSARMEAGGNTVPSIVVYVTVPNKEAGKKLAESIVREKLAACVNRVPGIESVYQWEGEVQTDSEELLIIKTRQSLLEALTEHVKANHEYDVPEVIALPILGGSVQYLEWIKNSTRD
- the LOC116192609 gene encoding agamous-like MADS-box protein AGL61, producing the protein MAEDGGGRRGRSRRRTELKKIEDKNAREVTFTKRRGGLFRKASELSVLCGAEVAIIAYSPHGNPFVYGAPSASKVLRRFLGSTSAVEDSKSGDAMSFSCGADPRLSEYMRREREMLSRLEEARTRKIEAECKGQPQRWWEDPMEDIAEEEELEHYIECVERLMEKATQKAEEMRNNTAPTSTAFSPASAPMASASSTVVDTLGTGVLDTSNGVEAVEEEEIGLGDEELGSLRAAS